The following DNA comes from Cellulophaga sp. HaHa_2_95.
CTGTTCTATAAGAACCTTCTAAGTAAAGGAAGTTATCATACCCTAAGCTAGCTCTAATATATTCACCATCTACCATTCTAGTAGCTTCATACTCTGTAGGTGCTTCAATAGAACTTACACTGTTTGATAAAGCATATAGTCCAGCTAAGCTTAATCCTCCGTTAGATTCGGCAAATATGCTGTTGGTCTTGTTTCTTCTAAGGTTAACACCAACAGTACCTTCTAAGCTTAATTTTTCACTAAGATATTTGTTGAAATTCAACATGAAATCATAGTTGTATTCTGCAACGTTGTTATTGTATCTTGAGTAAGAAGCAACATCTGCACTTCCAACATTTATTCTTTCCTCTTGTAATGCAGCGTAGGTATCAAAAGAGAATCTACCCATAGCATTTAACCAATCTGTAATCTCATAATCAAGCGCAAAGTTACCAAAGTATCTATTTCTAGTATCTGATTGGTAATTTTCGTAGAAAGTCCAGTAAGGGTTGTCAGAGTAGATAGGAGAAAGATTATCAGGACCGTTAGGGTTCCAAGTGATGTTTTCTCTAGTGTCAAAATATGCTTCTTTTTGTTCCGCATAGTCAACGTTCATTTGATTCCACTGTCTGAATTGTTGCATAATGTTCCCAGAACTATATCCTGTTCCATTTCTACCTTTACCATCTGTTTTCACAAAGTTAAAGTAAGCAGAAGCAGTTAATTTATCTGTTAAATCATGAGATCCACTAAAAGAAATGGTATTTCTTTTTAATAGAGCTATTAGGAAGGTTACCACTTTGAGTTAAATTAGTTACCCCTAATCTAAAACTACTTGTTTCTGTACCACCGTCTAAAGCAAAAGAATTAACAGCCGTAGTACTAGTGCCCCAAACATAATTTGGATTGTTAGCACCAGCAACATAAGGAGTCGCTTGTTGGTAAGTATCTAATTGTGGGTAAATTGAATTCCATTGATACACCAATAAATTAGGATCAAAAGCTGCACCATAAGAAGCATCTTCTGTGAAAGGAGTTGTTAAGTCATCAATACCATCACCATCTACATCGTAAAGGTTAAAATACCCATCTGCAGAATCATAATAAGGACCGTAACCTGCTCCGTATTTATCTTGGTATTTTACAAGCGTTTCTTTGTCAGCACTTCCTAAAGTAATGCTAGAAGAAACTGTTACACCAATACCTTTATTTTTTTTACCTTTTTTTGTAGTAATCATTACCACCCCATTAGAAGCTCTAGAGCCATATAATGCAGTAGCGGCAGCACCTTTAAGTACGTTTATGGAAGCAATATCATCTGGATTTATATCAGATGCAGCATTACCGTAATCAAAACCACCAGTACCACTTTGTTGTCCTGTGGTATTTGTGTTTCCGTTATCAATAGGAATGCCATCTACAACGAATAACGCTTGATTGTTTCCAGAGATAGAATTGTTACCTCTAATTACTACGTTAGTAGATCCACCAAAGTTACCTGAAGATTTAATGCTCAAACCTGCAACTTTACCCGATAAAGAGTTTACAAAGTTATTACTCTTAACGGCAGATACCGCATCACCCTTAACTTCTTGAGTGGCATAGCCAAGAGATTTTTTCTCTCTTTTAATACCTAAAGCAGTAACTACAATTTCATCAAGTGCTTGGGCGTCTTCAACCATAGTAACGTTGATTGATGAAGTAGCTCCAATGATTTTTGAAATTTCTTTTTGACCTACGTAGGTAAAAACTAAGGTTTGGCCTTCGGTTCCTTTAATAGTATACATACCATCAAAATCTGTTTGCGTACCGTTATTTGTACCTGACACCAGGATGTTTACTCCAGGTAATGGGACACCTTGTTGATCGGTGACCGTACCTGAAATCGTCTTTTCTTGTGCAAATGTTAAATGCACAACAAACGCTAAAAGAAGCGTAAAGATTCCATTTAATTTTGTTTTCATTATTATGTTATTAGAATTAGTTGGCGGCGAAAGTGATAATTCCATGTTAATTATCCTAAATTTATTAATATAATTTTATGGTTATAATTAATTTCTATGGATGTATCTTTCTCGAGCACGTGTTTTTGTTAATAATTCAAAATATCAACTATTTTTTGCTAAATGTTAAATTCGCAGTCCCTTTTGTTAAAAATGTAAACTTTTTTCATTTTTAAGTAATTCTTTCATAGAAAATTGACCCTCTGTACTAATTCGCATAATTTGTGTTCTTCTATGGGTTTGTTTTCACTAATAGCTTCTTTTAAAGTTTTTTATGTATATATCAAAAAAAAAACCACCTCGTCAGAGGTGGTTTTATAAATGTAAATTTAATAATGTCTTTAATCTTCAAATGCCCAAATGTCATTATCTAATAAATGGCCTCCTTGGTTACTAATAGCGGCTTCGTATGAAGCGGTATTAGATAGACGCTCTGAATCTGGATATAAAAATCTTCTCGGTACAATACCGCTTGGGTTACTACCATTTGCTCCTTCTGGATTTGCTACAAGCGCAGGAAAACCTGTTCTTCTATAATCATTCCAGCTTTCAATTGGTGCAGCACCATACATTGCTTTGTATTTTTCTATAATAATAGTTTCTAAGTCTGTACCAGTAACAGTTGCTAAATATGCTGTAATATCAGCAGGTGCTATACCTATAAACTCCATATTAGCAGTAATGGCATCTTGTAAAGCTACAGATGGATCCCCACCTGTTCTTAATAATGCTTCTGCTTCAATAAATTTAAGCTCCGAATACGAGATTAATGGACTAGGAGAACTATACTGAGCCCAGAATAATTCTGTATTTCCATTTTCGAAAAATAGTTGATCACCATCTACATTTGGTGTCATGAACTTAGTTTTTCTAGGATCATTATCCATTAAGTTATCAAAGAAAGGATCGATAATCAAAGTGTTTGGTCTCTGAATTCCAAAAAGAGCCAGCGGATTACCTCCATTTGGAGTTCCTTCAAATTGAAAGATAGGAGAGTCGTCGTTAGAGCTAAATGCTAGTGAAACTTCACTTAATGCTTTTTCGGAAGCAGTTGCATCTCTTTTAGTTAATTGCATGTAATATCTTGCTTTTAACGCATGAGCAACAGCAATCCAATCTGTAGCAGCAACTAGGTCACCTAATGGACCTTCTGGATCTGTCTGTCCAAAATCAGCAATAGCTTCATCTAGTAAATTCTGTATGGAAGCGTATATTTCTTCTTGAGAATCATAAGTTGGTGCTAAATTATCAGAACCTAAGAATGCATCGCTGTAAGGAATGTCTCCAAAGCAATTTGTAGTTAGACCTAAATTCGCTGCCATATAGATTTTAGCAAGACCTCTAGTGTGAATATTCTCTCCGGTAGCGTTAGCTCTTTCTATCATATCTGCACAATCTCTCATAGATCCGGTATATAATCCGAATTCCCAAACATCAGAAAGAGATGATTCTGGTATTGCGTATTGCGTAAATGCTACTTGTTGTGCATCAAAACCAATGAATTGTTGTGTTACGATACCAGCTAATCTTCCGGCAGAAGCTACAATATTTCTGTGGGTTTGAGTTTGCATCGTAGGAGTTATAGCAACTAAGCTAACATTTTCGCCTCCTGGTCTTCCTGGATCTAAATTAGTGTCTCCGAAATCATCACATGATGATAATATAATACCTAGAAATACTGGAATTATAATTTTATAATATTTTTTCATTATTTTTTTTTTAGAATGATACTCTTATTGCTAATGAATAACTTTGTGTTTGCGGTTGGTTGAAGTAATCTAAACCAATCCCGTTTGAATCACCTGTAAGGTTAGTTTCAGGGTCAATACCAGGGTAATCTGTTTGTACCCATAAGTTTCTACCTGCAGCAGTAAGTGAGAAAGAATCTAGTCCTATTTTAGAGATAAGTTCCGTTGGCAATGAATATGTCAAAGCTACTTCTCTTAATTTAATGAAAGATCCATCATATACATAATCTTCAGATACACCGCCAAATCCATAACGCACCCATCTGTTAGCGCCGAGTCCTCCAGCAGGATCAGCATAGGCAACCGCTGTTGTGTTAGGTTGTCCATCAGATTGTCTTACGCCATCTACCACATACGATCCGTTTCTTAATTCACCAGTTGCTTTAGATACACCAAAGTAATCAAGAATTCCGCATGTACCACACCAAACATCTCCACCTTCACGGTAGTCAATAAGCGCAGTTAAACTAAGGTTCTTATAAGAGAATGTGTTTCTCAATCCTAAAGTGAAATCTGGGATTGGATCACCAATCACACCGCTTGTAGGGTCAGCAATAGCAAGGCCATCATCGTCAACTAATTGATTTCCATTTTCATCTCTCAACCATCTGCTACCGAAAATGGCACCATAGGATTCACCTGGAACGGCTCTAGAAGAGGTGGAAGTAAATCCATTTAGTAAAATTGGCTCAATACCATCAACTAACGATTCTACTACGTTTTCATATTTTGTAAAATTCACATTCAAGTCCCAGTTGAAATTTTCGCTTCTTACAGGATTTATTGTAGAAGAAATTTCCCATCCATTGTTAGAAATTACACCAGCGTTGATTGTTCTGTTAGTGTATCCTGTAGTTGCAGGTTGGCTAACTTGTATGATCTGATCTTTTGTTTCTTTATCATAGTAAGTAACATCTAAGGTTAATCTACTTTGGAAGAATTTAAACTCAGCACCAACTTCCCATTCCGTTGTCTCTTCAGGTCTTAATTCACTATTTCCAAGAAGACTAGATCTCTCAAAAGCAACACTTGAGAAAAGAGGGAAGACATTAGGGTCAATAAAACCATCACCACCTACAGAACCTGCTTGGTAGTAAGTGTTTGTAGCGAATGTGTCTGCGTCGTTTCCAGTTTTACCATAAGAACCACGTAACTTACCATAGTTGAACCATTGACTGTCATTTAGTAATTCAGAAAATACAAAACTTGTACCTATACTATAACTCTGAAAGCTATTATTGTCAGCTGGTAATGTAGAAGACCAGTCATTTCTAAATGATGCATTTGTAAATAGCATGTTGTCATATCCAAAAGTAACTTGACTCAAAAAGGCCTTAAGTTCTTTTTGATCAAATAATTCTAAATTAGTTTGCGAAGCAGAGTTAGAAACGTGGAAGAATCCAGGTATAGTTAATCCAAAACCGTCAGTTCTTCTAATATTGTTTCTTTTTCTATATTGATCAACACCTATAGTAGCGCCAAAACTGGTTTTCTCACCAAAGTCTTTGTTTACAATCGCAAGCAATTGTGTAGAGATATCTTCGTTACTTTCATCTCTCGTAATTACTTGACCATTAGAATCTGTAGCAGATCCTATGTCAATTCCTTGTAATCTAGAATCAGTAAATCTGTCATAACCATAAGTACCTCTAAACGTTAGCCAATCGGTAGCAGTGTATTCAAATTGTAAATTTCCTATAAATCTATTCACATCATCAAAAGAAGGGTTTTTTGCTACGGTCCAATATGGGTTATCGTAGATACCTGCCCTGTAGCTTCTCTGTGAGCCATCTGGAGCAACATAAGTAGACTCTGTACTTGCAGCTTCCCCAGCTGTTAGGCCGTTACCGTTGTCAAATGTAGGTGTCGTCCTAAGTAAACCAAGCATAATTCCTGAGATATTTGAACCACGTTGTACTCTACGTCCGCCAGAATTTACATATGTTCCGCTAGCTGAAAGTGTTAGTTTTTCGCTTAGATCGGCAGATATGTTTGCTCTAAAAGATTTTCTTCCAAATTTTTCTGTTGGAGATATACCGGTTTGGTCCATTTTACCTCCAGATACAAAATATTTAACAGATTCAGTTCCTCCACTTATAGATACGTTAAGGTCTGAAAGTATACCTGTTTTAAAGAAACTTAGGTTGTCATAAGCTTTAGCAGGGTTTCCATTTCCTGTTCCAGTAGGAACAAGTCTTCCATTAGTATCATATGGGTACGATGAATCTCCGTCAAATTCTAAAGAAGAGATTGCTGGTCCCCAGCTAAATCCTTCAAAGGTATCTGGACCTCTCCATGTACGAACACCTTCAACGGCTCTACCTTGGGCATATTCATTTTGTAATTCCGGAAAACTACTTGCTCTTGTAAAAGCAACATTAGAAGTTACAACAACTTTTGGCTTACCTGATTTACCTGACTTTGTGGTTATAAGAATAACACCATTAGCGGCTCTTAATCCGTAAAGTGTCTGTGCAGCTACACCTTTTAATATAGAAATAGATGCTATATCATTTTGATTAATATCTATTCCACGATTAGAGTTGTCCGTTCCTCCAGTGCCATTACCTGATGAGCTATTATCGATAGGAACTCCATCAATAACAAACAGAGGGCTGTTATTTCTATTAATTGAAGTACTACCACGAACTCTTATGTTTGCAGATGCTCCAACTGATCCTGATGAAGCTGTAACTTGAACACCCGCTGCCTTTGAAGAAAGAGCACTAGCGATATTGACTTCATTAGAGTTTTCAATTTGATCTGCTTCTACAGTTTGTACGGAATAAGATAACTCTCTAGGTTTAGATTTTATACCTAATGCTGTTACTACAACTTCCTGAAGTGCTTGGGCATCTTCAGTCATTTGTATGTTGATGATTGATGAGCTACCGATTAATTTTTGAGAGTCTTTCTGACCAACATAAGTGAATAAAAGATTTTGACCTGGGCTACCTTTAATAGTGTATAAGCCATCAAAATCTGTTTGAGTACCATTTGTTGTTCCAATTACGACAATGTTAACGCCGGGTAGTGGAAGACCGTCTTGATCTGTAACTGTACCCGAAATCGTCTTTTCTTGTGCAAATGTTAAATGCACAACAAACGCTAATAGAAGCGTAAGGATTCCATTTCCTTTTGTTTTCATTATTTTTATATTTGAATTAGTTACCGCTAAAATCTTAATTTATTGTTAATAAACCTAAATTTTTTAATAATTTTTTAAGAAAATAGCTGCTTCATGTTAATTCTTGCATAATATGTACTCTATTCTGTATTATCTCGTGCTATTTGGATAGATGTAGCTATCTATTTTTCTTTAAAATTTTGGTCAAATAAATTTGGATATTGGGATCGTAAATTGAATTAAATCAAATAAAAATGATTAACTATTTGAATTAATGGGAATTATTACTACATTTGCCGACCCTTAAAAAAGGGTAAGTTATATATATAGATACAATTATAGTATGCCAACAATTTCACAATTAGTAAGAAAAGGAAGGGCCACGATTACTAAGAAGAGTAAATCGGCTGCTTTGGATTCTTGTCCTCAGAGAAGAGGGGTTTGTACTCGTGTTTACACAACTACACCTAAAAAACCAAATTCTGCAATGCGTAAAGTAGCAAGGGTTAGGTTAACAAATGGTAAGGAAGTAAATGCATACATCCCTGGAGAAGGACATAATCTTCAAGAGCACTCGATAGTATTAGTAAGGGGCGGAAGAGTTAAGGATTTACCAGGTGTTAGGTATCATATCGTTAGAGGTGCTTTGGATACAGCAGGTGTTGCTGGAAGAACTCAACGTAGATCTAAGTATGGTGCTAAAAGACCTAAGAAGTAATCAAGCTTTAAACAGAAACAATGAGAAAAAAACAGGCTAAAAAGAGACCTCTTTTACCAGATCCAAGATTTAATGATCAGTTAGTGACGCGTTTTGTTAACATGATGATGTGGGATGGTAAGAAGTCTATAGCGTACAAAGTATTTTACGATGCTATTGATATCGTAGAGGAAAAGAAAACAGACGAAGAAAAAACTGCTCTAGAGATTTGGAAAGATGCTCTTTCTAATGTAATGCCTCATGTAGAGGTAAGAAGTAGAAGAGTTGGGGGTGCTACATTCCAAATTCCGATGCAGATTAGACCAGATAGAAAAATATCAACAGCTATGAAGTGGTTAATTAGTTATGCTCGTAAGAGAAACGAGAAAGCTATGTCACAAAAATTAGCTGGTGAAATTTTAGCAGCTGCGAAAGAAGAGGGTGCTGCAGTCAAGAAAAGAACAGATACTCACAAAATGGCAGAAGCTAATAAAGCTTTCTCTCACTTTAGATTTTAATTATCAGAAATGTCAAGAGATTTAAAATTTACTAGAAATATAGGTATTGCTGCTCATATTGATGCGGGGAAAACAACTACTACTGAACGTATATTGTTTTATACGGGTGTAAGTCATAAAATTGGAGAAGTGCATGATGGTGCTGCTACAATGGACTGGATGGAGCAGGAGCAGGAGCGTGGTATAACTATTACCTCTGCAGCTACAACATGTACGTGGAATTTCCCGATGAAAAATGGGGAGAAAATTGATGAAACTAAGCCGTATCATTTTAATATTATTGATACTCCTGGCCACGTTGATTTTACGGTTGAAGTAAACCGTTCTTTGCGTGTGCTTGATGGTTTGGTTTTCTTGTTTAGTGCAGTTGATGGTGTAGAGCCTCAGTCTGAAACTAACTGGAGACTTGCTGATAATTACAAAGTTCCAAGAATGGGCTTTGTGAATAAAATGGATAGACAGGGTTCTAACTTCTTGATGGTTTGTAAGCAAATTAAAGAGATGTTGAAATCTAATGCTGTTCCAATAGTTTTACCAATAGGTGATGAGGCTGACTTTAGAGGTGTTGTTGATTTGGTTAAGAATAGAGCTATTGTATGGCATGAAGATAACTTTGGGGCAACTTTTGATGTAGTTGATATTCCTGAAGAAATGAAAGCAGAAGTTAGAGAGTATAGAGCTAACTTGATTGAGGCTGTTGCTGAGTATGATGATACTTTGATGGAGAAATTCTTTGAAGATGAAAATTCTATTACTGAGGATGAAGTGCATGCTGCTTTAAGAGCTGCAGTTATGGATATGAGTATCATACCTATGATTTGTGGTTCATCATTTAAAAATAAAGGTGTTCAGTTTTTATTAGATGCTGTTTGTCGTTACTTGCCTTCTCCGTTGGATAAGGATGCAATTACGGGTACAGATCCTGATACTGAATTGCCAATTACTAGAAAGCCGGATGTAAAGGAGCCGTTTGCTGCCTTGGCTTTTAAAATTGCAACTGATCCTTTTGTGGGTCGTTTAGCATTCTTTAGAGCGTATTCTGGTAGATTAGATGCTGGTTCTTATGTGTTGAATAATCGTTCAGGTAATAAGGAGCGTATTTCTAGAATATACCAAATGCATGCTAACAAGCAAAATGCAATTGATTATATCGAAGCTGGAGATATAGGTGCTGCTGTAGGTTTTAAGGATATTAAAACTGGTGATACGTTATCTTCTGAGAAACATCCTATTGTTTTGGAGAGTATGGACTTCCCTGATCCAGTTATTGGTATTGCGGTAGAGCCTAAAACCAAGGCAGATGTTGATAAGTTAGGAATGGCTTTGGCTAAACTTTCTGAGGAAGATCCTACATTTACAGCTAGAACAGATGAGGCTTCTGGTCAGACAATTATATCAGGAATGGGTGAGCTTCACTTAGATATTATTGTAGATCGTTTAAGACGTGAATTTAAAGTTGAAGTTAATCAAGGTCAACCTCAAGTTGAGTACAAAGAGGCTTTAACTAAAACCGCTGGTCATAGAGAAACTTATAAAAAGCAATCTGGTGGTCGTGGTAAGTTTGGTGATATTGTATTTGAGATGGGTCCTGCTGATGATGATTTCGAAGGAACTGGTTTACAGTTTGTTGATCAAATCAAAGGGGGGCGTATTCCAAAAGAATTTATTCCTTCGGTTCAAAAAGGTTTTACAGCTGCAATGAAGGCGGGTCCTCTAGCAGGTTATGAAATGGATCGTATGAAAGTTGTTTTGACGGATGGATCTTTCCACCCTGTGGATTCTGATGCATTATCTTTTGAATTAGCTGCAAAAATGGGTTATAAAGCTGCTGGTAAAGCTGCTGGAGCCGTAATTATGGAGCCTATTATGAAAATTGAAGCTTTAACACCTGAAGAAAACATGGGTGATATTGTTGGAGATTTAAACAGAAGAAGAGGTACTATTACTAATATGAGTGATAGAGCTGGTGCTAAAGTGATAAAAGGTGAAGTTCCATTATCGGAAATGTTTGGTTACGTTACGGCGTTAAGAACAATGTCTTCTGGTAGAGCGACATCAACAATGGAATTTTCACATTATGCGGAGACACCTTCAAATATTTCTGAAGAGGTAATCAAAGCAGCAAAAGGTTTAACCGCTTAATTTTACGAAAATGAGTCAAAAAATTAGAATAAAACTAAAATCATACGACTATAATTTAGTGGATAAGTCTGCTGAAAAAATAGTTAAAACTGTAAAGACTACAGGAGCTGTTGTTACTGGTCCAATTCCATTACCAACACATAAGAAAATATTTACTGTATTGCGTTCTCCTCACGTTAACAAAAAGTCGAGAGAGCAATTTCAATTAAGTTCTTATAAGAGGCTTCTTGATATTTATAGTTCTTCTTCAAAAACAATTGACGCTTTAATGAAATTAGAGTTGCCAAGTGGTGTTGAAGTAGAGATAAAAGTATAATTATACTTGTAAGCAATTTGTATTGCGAGTAACATGTCCCGAGCGTTTCGCGAAGGAAAAACGGAAAAATAAAATCAGGGTCGATTTATTTTGACCCTTTTTTTCAGTTCAAAATTGAGAGTTAATAAAAGTAAATACTAATTAATTAAATTAAATATGTCTGGGTTAATAGGAAAGAAAGTAGGCATGACTAGTATTTTCGATGAAAATGGAAAGAATATTCCATGTACAGTAATCGAACTAGGTCCATGTGTAGTTACCCAAGTCAGAACCGAAGAGGTAGACGGGTATAGTGCCCTTCAATTAGGTTTCGATGACAAGGCAGAAAAACGTGCTAATAAGGCTGAATCAGGTCATTTTAAAAAAGCAGGTGTTTCTCCTAAGAAAAAAGTCGTTGAATTCCGTGATTTTGAAGGTGATTACAAATTAGGAGACACTATTGGTGTTGATTTATTTGTAGAAGGTGAATTTGTAGATGCTATTGGTATCTCAAAAGGAAAAGGTTTTCAGGGTGTTGTTAAGAGACATGGCTTTGCCGGTGTTGGACAAGCAACTCACGGTCAACATAACAGACTAAGAGCTCCTGGTTCTGTAGGTGCTGCTTCTTATCCTGCGAGAGTATTCAAGGGTATGAAGATGGCCGGAAGAATGGGTACTGATAAAGTAACTGTTCAAAACCTAAAGGTTTTAAAAGTAGTTCCAGAAAAAAATCTTTTAGTATTAAAAGGTTGTGTGCCTGGTCATAAGAACGCTTACGTAACTATTGAGAAGTAATGAAGGTAGCAGTTTTAGATATTAAAGGAAAAGAAACAGGTAGAAGCATAGAGCTTTCTGATGCTGTTTACGGTATAGAGCCAAATAAGCATGCTGTTTATTTAGACGTTAAACAATATTTAGCGCACCAGAGACAAGGTACGCATAAGTCTAAAGAAAGAGCTGAAATAGCTGGTAGTACAAGAAAAATAAAGAAACAAAAGGGAACAGGTACTGCTCGTGCGGGTAGTATTAAATCTCCAGTTTTTAGAGGTGGTGGTCGTATTTTTGGCCCAAGACCAAAAGATTATAAGCAAAAATTAAATAAGAATTTAAAACGTTTAGCTAGAAAATCTGCTTTAAGTATCAAGTCAAGTGAAAAAGCGATTTTAGTAGTTGAGGATTTTAATTTTGATGCTCCAAAAACAAAAGATTTTAAGAATGTTTTGAAGTCATTAGGCTTGGAAAATAAAAAATCTTTATTTGTGTTGGGTGATTCAAATAATAATGTATATTTGTCGTCACGCAATTTGAAAGGGTCTGAAGTTGTAACTAACTCAGATTTAAGCACTTATAAAATTTTAAATGCTAATAATATTGTGCTTCTAGAAGGTTCTTTAGAAGGAATTGAGTCTAACTTAACTAAACAATAAGAACATGAGTGTGTTGATAAAGCCAATTATAACAGAAAAAATGACTTCAGATAGTGAGTTGTACAATCGTTATGGCTTCATTGTAAACCCTAAGGCGAACAAGCTTCAGATTAAAGAAGCTGTTGAATCTACTTACGGAGTTTCAGTTGAGAAAGTTAGAACTATGAATTACGGGCCTTCAAGAAAGACTCGTTACACGAAAACCGGAGTGCAACATGGTAAATCTAATGCTTATAAGAAAGCAATAGTACAGGTTTCTGAAGGGGATATAATCGATTATTACAGTAATCTATAATTAAGACTAAAGACAAAAAATGTCAGTTAGAAAATTAAAACCAATCACTCCAGGACAGCGTTTTAGAGTAGTAAACGGATTCGACGCGATTACTACTGATAAGCCGGAGAAGAGCTTGCTTGCTCCGTTAAAAAAGTCCGGAGGTAGAAACAGTCAAGGAAAGATGACTATCCAGCACAGAGGTGGTGGTCATAAGAGAAGGTATCGTTTGATAGATTTCAAAAGAGACAAGCAAGGAGTTGCTGGTGTCATTGATTCTATTCAGTATGATCCTAATAGAACAGCATTCGTAGCTTTAGTTAATTATGCTGATGGAGAGAAAAGATACGTAATAGCACAAAACGGAATGCAAGTGGGTCAGGAGATTTCTTCTGGTGCAGATGCCACTCCTGAAATTGGAAATGCACTTCCTTTAAGTGCTATTCCTTTAGGTACTATTATTTCTTGTATAGAACTACGTCCAGGACAAGGTGCTGTTATGGCAAGAAGTGCTGGTACATTTGCTCAATTAATGGCTAGAGATGGTAAGTTTGCTACGGTAAAACTTCCTTCGGGTGAAACTAGATTGATTCTAGTTTTATGTTTAGCTACAATTGGGGCGGTATCTAATTCTGATCATCAATTACTTGTTTCTGGTAAAGCCGGTAGAAGTAGATGGTTAGGTAGAAGACCAAGAACAAGACCGGTTGCAATGAACCCTGTCGATCACCCAATGGGTGGTGGTGAAGGTAGAGCTTCAGGTGGTCACCCAAGATCTAAGAACGGTATACCTGCTAAAGGTTATAGAACTCGTTCTAAGACTAAGGCTACAAATAGATATATATTAGAACGTAGAAAGAAATAAAAAGTAGAAAGAAATGGCACGTTCACTAAAAAAAGGACCTTACGTTCACTTTAGTTTAGAAAAGAAAGTTCAACAGAATATAGATTCTGGTAAAAAGACTGTAGTTAAGACTTGGTCAAGAGCTTCAATGATAACACCAGATTTCGTTGGTCAAACTATCGCTGTTCATAATGGTAGACAATTTGTTCCTGTATATGTTACAGAGAATATGGTTGGTCATAAATTAGGAGAATTTTCACCAACTAGATCTTTTAGAGGTCATGGTGGTTCGAAAAATAAAGGAAAAAAGTAAGCTATGGGAGTTCGTAAAAAACAAATGGCCGAAAGAATAAAGGCAGAGAAAAAGCAAATTGCTTTTGCGAAATTGAATAATTGTCCAACTTCACCAAGAAAGATGCGTTTAGTAGCTGATTTGGTAAGAGGGGTTCAAGTGGAAAAAGCACTGGCAATTTTAAAATTCAATTCTAAAGAAGCTTCTCGTAAATTAGAGAAATTGCTTTTATCAGCTATTGCAAACTGGCAGGCTAAAAATGAAGATGCTAGTATAGAAGATGCTGACCTTTTTATTAAAGAGATAAGAGTTGAT
Coding sequences within:
- a CDS encoding TonB-dependent receptor plug domain-containing protein, with protein sequence MKTKLNGIFTLLLAFVVHLTFAQEKTISGTVTDQQGVPLPGVNILVSGTNNGTQTDFDGMYTIKGTEGQTLVFTYVGQKEISKIIGATSSINVTMVEDAQALDEIVVTALGIKREKKSLGYATQEVKGDAVSAVKSNNFVNSLSGKVAGLSIKSSGNFGGSTNVVIRGNNSISGNNQALFVVDGIPIDNGNTNTTGQQSGTGGFDYGNAASDINPDDIASINVLKGAAATALYGSRASNGVVMITTKKGKKNKGIGVTVSSSITLGSADKETLVKYQDKYGAGYGPYYDSADGYFNLYDVDGDGIDDLTTPFTEDASYGAAFDPNLLVYQWNSIYPQLDTYQQATPYVAGANNPNYVWGTSTTAVNSFALDGGTETSSFRLGVTNLTQSGNLPNSSIKKKYHFF
- a CDS encoding SusD/RagB family nutrient-binding outer membrane lipoprotein; its protein translation is MKKYYKIIIPVFLGIILSSCDDFGDTNLDPGRPGGENVSLVAITPTMQTQTHRNIVASAGRLAGIVTQQFIGFDAQQVAFTQYAIPESSLSDVWEFGLYTGSMRDCADMIERANATGENIHTRGLAKIYMAANLGLTTNCFGDIPYSDAFLGSDNLAPTYDSQEEIYASIQNLLDEAIADFGQTDPEGPLGDLVAATDWIAVAHALKARYYMQLTKRDATASEKALSEVSLAFSSNDDSPIFQFEGTPNGGNPLALFGIQRPNTLIIDPFFDNLMDNDPRKTKFMTPNVDGDQLFFENGNTELFWAQYSSPSPLISYSELKFIEAEALLRTGGDPSVALQDAITANMEFIGIAPADITAYLATVTGTDLETIIIEKYKAMYGAAPIESWNDYRRTGFPALVANPEGANGSNPSGIVPRRFLYPDSERLSNTASYEAAISNQGGHLLDNDIWAFED
- a CDS encoding SusC/RagA family TonB-linked outer membrane protein: MKTKGNGILTLLLAFVVHLTFAQEKTISGTVTDQDGLPLPGVNIVVIGTTNGTQTDFDGLYTIKGSPGQNLLFTYVGQKDSQKLIGSSSIINIQMTEDAQALQEVVVTALGIKSKPRELSYSVQTVEADQIENSNEVNIASALSSKAAGVQVTASSGSVGASANIRVRGSTSINRNNSPLFVIDGVPIDNSSSGNGTGGTDNSNRGIDINQNDIASISILKGVAAQTLYGLRAANGVILITTKSGKSGKPKVVVTSNVAFTRASSFPELQNEYAQGRAVEGVRTWRGPDTFEGFSWGPAISSLEFDGDSSYPYDTNGRLVPTGTGNGNPAKAYDNLSFFKTGILSDLNVSISGGTESVKYFVSGGKMDQTGISPTEKFGRKSFRANISADLSEKLTLSASGTYVNSGGRRVQRGSNISGIMLGLLRTTPTFDNGNGLTAGEAASTESTYVAPDGSQRSYRAGIYDNPYWTVAKNPSFDDVNRFIGNLQFEYTATDWLTFRGTYGYDRFTDSRLQGIDIGSATDSNGQVITRDESNEDISTQLLAIVNKDFGEKTSFGATIGVDQYRKRNNIRRTDGFGLTIPGFFHVSNSASQTNLELFDQKELKAFLSQVTFGYDNMLFTNASFRNDWSSTLPADNNSFQSYSIGTSFVFSELLNDSQWFNYGKLRGSYGKTGNDADTFATNTYYQAGSVGGDGFIDPNVFPLFSSVAFERSSLLGNSELRPEETTEWEVGAEFKFFQSRLTLDVTYYDKETKDQIIQVSQPATTGYTNRTINAGVISNNGWEISSTINPVRSENFNWDLNVNFTKYENVVESLVDGIEPILLNGFTSTSSRAVPGESYGAIFGSRWLRDENGNQLVDDDGLAIADPTSGVIGDPIPDFTLGLRNTFSYKNLSLTALIDYREGGDVWCGTCGILDYFGVSKATGELRNGSYVVDGVRQSDGQPNTTAVAYADPAGGLGANRWVRYGFGGVSEDYVYDGSFIKLREVALTYSLPTELISKIGLDSFSLTAAGRNLWVQTDYPGIDPETNLTGDSNGIGLDYFNQPQTQSYSLAIRVSF
- the rpsL gene encoding 30S ribosomal protein S12, which encodes MPTISQLVRKGRATITKKSKSAALDSCPQRRGVCTRVYTTTPKKPNSAMRKVARVRLTNGKEVNAYIPGEGHNLQEHSIVLVRGGRVKDLPGVRYHIVRGALDTAGVAGRTQRRSKYGAKRPKK